In the Bacteroidota bacterium genome, ATCCACGACTTACTTCGTTTATTCCCTGTGATGTTAAGCAAGATATAATCCCGGATTTGGTCGACTGTCAGCATATCTGCCGGAGTTTTATAAAATAATGCAATCTGGGCAATGATGCTGACATAAGATCTTATGGTCACAGGACTGTAACCTTTCAACTGCATCTGTTGAATCATTTGTTTTCGTAAAGCATTCATAGCAATATGTTTTAAGGGTTTAACATATTGCCTTTTACGGAAAGTATTTGAAAAGGTAATGTTAATCGGAACTACCGCCAGAGGCGGTTTAGTTCAACTATCTTGTAACACCTACTCATATAGTCCTGTTTACACACCATTAGGAGTGCGGACAGGAGAGATTGAGTAGCATGTTATATTAATTGCTATATTTTCACTGACTAAAAATCATCAAACGGGCTCCGGATGCTCTGTATAGTCCGCGCACTAACATAAGTGTATATCTCCGATGTTCGACTGCTACGATGCCCCGGAATCTCCCGGATATACCGAATGTTAACACCTAATTCGTGCAAATACGTCGTCCCGACAAGTAAGGATAGACTCCATTAATCGGAAAAGACGACTGTAATCCGGTAAGATGACCAATAAGATAGCAATATCCGATACACCTATTACTATGACTCTTACAGGATGTTTAAAAAGTCTGCCTACTGTACCACAATTTTTTCGACCTTCTGGGAGTTCCCGGCCCGAACTTTCAGTAAGTAGATGCCCTTCGGAAAATATGTCATGTCAAATTTCTTGGTATAGGAAGCAACCTGTGTATTGCTGCGCTCTGAAAACAGGATGTTACCCTGTGTATCGGTCACCTGAACATTGAAAGCCTG is a window encoding:
- a CDS encoding phage integrase N-terminal SAM-like domain-containing protein gives rise to the protein MNALRKQMIQQMQLKGYSPVTIRSYVSIIAQIALFYKTPADMLTVDQIRDYILLNITGNKRSKSW